From Synechococcus sp. A10-1-5-1, a single genomic window includes:
- the mutY gene encoding A/G-specific adenine glycosylase has translation MKTPVSLSDTLRAGLLHWWLAHGRHGIPWKLTAQGRAQASQEVLNPYPIWVAEVMLQQTQLQVVLPYWHRWMGRFSTLQALAEADEQEVLLLWQGLGYYSRARRLHQGAQQFLRTYGQGLTDDEFDRWPRDLESWLVLPGIGPSTAGSILSSAFDLPFPILDGNVRRVLSRLTASPMPPARNSNELWALSEKLLSREHPRSFNQALMDLGATVCTPKNPSCLQCPWIDHCAAYASGDPATYPVKEAPRELPFQVIGVGVVLNDTGEVLIDQRLNEGLLGGLWEFPGGKQEPGEAIEATICRELQEELAIEVEVGEELISIDHAYSHKRLRFVVHLCQWCSGEPQPLASQQVRWVKAQQLGDFPFPAANVRIIAALLARLHPEEGTDAA, from the coding sequence TTGAAGACTCCGGTCAGCCTCAGCGACACTCTCCGAGCTGGGCTTCTGCATTGGTGGCTGGCCCATGGCCGTCACGGGATTCCTTGGAAACTGACTGCCCAGGGACGTGCGCAAGCTTCCCAGGAAGTGCTGAACCCTTATCCGATCTGGGTTGCAGAGGTCATGCTCCAGCAGACCCAGCTGCAGGTCGTGCTCCCCTATTGGCACCGCTGGATGGGGCGCTTCTCCACGCTTCAGGCCCTAGCGGAAGCCGATGAGCAAGAGGTCCTGTTGCTCTGGCAAGGCCTTGGCTATTACTCCCGCGCTCGCCGACTTCATCAAGGGGCCCAGCAGTTCCTGAGGACCTACGGGCAAGGTCTTACGGACGATGAGTTCGACCGATGGCCCCGTGACCTCGAGAGTTGGTTGGTTCTGCCGGGCATTGGTCCGAGCACCGCCGGAAGCATCCTCTCGTCGGCGTTTGATCTGCCCTTTCCGATCCTTGATGGCAACGTCAGGCGGGTGCTCTCGCGTTTGACCGCCAGTCCCATGCCCCCGGCTCGCAATAGCAATGAGCTCTGGGCTCTAAGCGAGAAGCTGCTTTCGAGAGAGCATCCCCGCTCCTTCAACCAAGCCCTGATGGATCTCGGGGCCACGGTCTGCACCCCCAAAAACCCCAGCTGTCTCCAATGCCCCTGGATCGACCACTGCGCTGCCTACGCTTCCGGCGATCCAGCCACCTATCCCGTGAAGGAAGCCCCGCGAGAATTGCCCTTTCAGGTCATTGGCGTCGGCGTGGTGCTCAACGACACCGGCGAGGTTCTGATTGATCAGCGCCTGAATGAGGGTCTGCTGGGCGGGCTTTGGGAATTCCCCGGCGGGAAGCAGGAGCCTGGCGAGGCCATTGAGGCCACCATCTGCCGCGAGTTGCAGGAGGAGCTGGCTATTGAGGTGGAGGTGGGTGAGGAGTTGATCAGCATCGATCACGCTTACAGTCATAAGCGGTTGCGTTTCGTTGTGCATCTCTGCCAGTGGTGCTCGGGGGAGCCGCAGCCCTTGGCCTCGCAGCAGGTGCGTTGGGTGAAAGCCCAGCAGCTCGGTGACTTTCCGTTCCCAGCAGCCAATGTGCGGATCATTGCCGCATTGCTTGCGCGTCTCCACCCTGAGGAGGGAACCGACGCGGCCTGA
- a CDS encoding carbohydrate kinase: MNPAPKVICLGEALVDRLGPLGGDPATAPRDQCDDRLGGAPANVACALARLGTPSAFVGRLGRDAIGESFKRLMASRGVELAGLQRDATRPSRVVLVRRHADGERVFQGFAGDQGQGFSDQALDCSELQAAWPPLAAQAQWLLVGTIPLATAASAESLRWALDQAKGAGVRIALDVNWRPTFWDENRDPAAGPDPGALSAMQPLVAAASLLKLAKEEALWLFGTADPSLISADLPKAPDVVVTDGGNPVRWCLGGASGALEALAPPQVVDTTGAGDAFSSGLLHQLVQGSVPPEQMLRFAAACGALVCGGAGAIDPQPDAAAVQRFLQR, translated from the coding sequence ATGAACCCAGCTCCCAAGGTGATTTGTCTGGGCGAGGCCCTGGTGGATCGACTGGGGCCATTGGGGGGAGATCCGGCGACGGCACCACGGGACCAGTGCGACGATCGACTGGGCGGAGCTCCGGCGAATGTCGCCTGCGCCTTGGCTCGCTTGGGTACCCCCTCGGCCTTCGTTGGTCGCTTGGGGCGGGATGCGATCGGGGAGTCCTTTAAACGGTTGATGGCCAGCCGCGGCGTGGAGCTTGCGGGTTTGCAACGGGATGCCACGCGCCCGAGTCGCGTTGTTCTGGTGCGCCGCCATGCCGATGGGGAGCGGGTCTTCCAGGGATTTGCAGGGGATCAGGGGCAGGGCTTTTCGGACCAAGCCCTGGATTGCTCGGAGCTGCAAGCGGCCTGGCCCCCCCTGGCTGCCCAAGCCCAATGGCTCCTGGTGGGAACGATTCCGCTGGCCACGGCGGCATCCGCGGAAAGCTTGCGCTGGGCCTTGGATCAGGCCAAGGGCGCAGGCGTGCGAATTGCCTTGGACGTCAATTGGCGCCCCACCTTTTGGGATGAAAACCGTGATCCTGCTGCGGGACCGGATCCCGGGGCCTTGAGCGCGATGCAGCCTCTGGTCGCTGCGGCATCACTGTTGAAGCTTGCCAAGGAAGAGGCCCTCTGGTTGTTTGGCACGGCTGATCCGAGCTTGATCTCAGCCGACCTTCCCAAGGCACCCGATGTGGTGGTGACCGATGGCGGAAACCCTGTGCGGTGGTGTTTAGGCGGCGCATCCGGGGCGCTGGAGGCCCTAGCGCCACCCCAGGTGGTGGATACCACCGGCGCGGGAGATGCCTTCAGTTCGGGTCTGCTGCACCAGCTCGTGCAGGGTTCGGTGCCCCCTGAGCAGATGCTGCGTTTTGCCGCCGCCTGCGGGGCCTTGGTCTGTGGTGGTGCTGGGGCGATTGATCCCCAGCCGGATGCCGCTGCCGTTCAGCGATTTCTGCAGCGCTAG
- the tsaE gene encoding tRNA (adenosine(37)-N6)-threonylcarbamoyltransferase complex ATPase subunit type 1 TsaE, which yields MQEQSVQLADAAATQDLGQRLALDWLALPNPKPILLLEGDLGAGKTSLVQGIAQALEIDEPITSPTFALAQHYRGKTGALVHLDLYRLELPSAADELFCQEEEEAEALGALMAVEWPGRLSFRPEEAWILHLDLLDPGDPEAGRMARLQR from the coding sequence ATGCAAGAACAGAGCGTGCAGCTAGCGGATGCAGCAGCCACCCAGGACCTGGGCCAACGGCTGGCCCTGGACTGGCTCGCATTGCCGAATCCAAAACCGATCCTGCTATTGGAGGGGGATCTGGGGGCCGGAAAAACCTCGCTGGTGCAAGGGATTGCGCAAGCTCTGGAGATCGATGAACCCATCACCAGTCCCACCTTTGCCCTGGCGCAGCACTACCGAGGCAAAACAGGGGCCCTGGTCCACCTGGACCTCTACCGCCTGGAACTCCCCTCCGCAGCCGATGAGCTCTTCTGCCAAGAAGAAGAGGAAGCCGAGGCGCTTGGGGCCTTGATGGCGGTGGAATGGCCTGGACGACTGAGCTTTAGACCCGAAGAGGCCTGGATCCTGCACTTGGACCTGCTGGATCCAGGCGATCCCGAGGCCGGCCGGATGGCCAGGCTGCAGCGCTAG
- the ahcY gene encoding adenosylhomocysteinase encodes MVATPTAPALQSTSTYVIADLGLADFGRKEIEIAETEMPGLVALRSKYGAEQPLKGARIAGSLHMTIQTAVLIETLVALGAEVRWASCNIFSTQDHAAAAIAAAGIPVFAYKGETLDEYWAFTHRILEWGDGGTPNMILDDGGDATGLVILGTKAESDLSVLDNPSNEEETALFNSIRQKLAAQPGFYSRIKAQIQGVTEETTTGVARLYQLQKSGELPFPAINVNDSVTKSKFDNLYGCRESLVDSIKRATDVMVAGKVALVLGYGDVGKGSAQSLRGLGATVMIAEIDPICALQAAMEGYRVVRLEHVVGDVDIFVTATGNFQVIRHEHLIQMKDQAIVCNIGHFDNEIDVASLKQYTWENIKPQVDHITLPSGNKILLLAEGRLVNLGCATGHPSFVMSNSFTNQVLAQIELFTKGAQYAKEVYVLPKHLDEMVARLHLEKIGAKLTELSAEQAAYINVPVEGPYKLEHYRY; translated from the coding sequence ATGGTGGCTACCCCCACTGCGCCTGCACTGCAGAGCACCAGTACCTATGTGATCGCTGATCTGGGTCTGGCTGATTTCGGCCGTAAGGAGATCGAAATTGCTGAGACCGAGATGCCCGGTCTGGTGGCCCTGCGCAGCAAGTACGGCGCTGAGCAGCCCCTCAAGGGTGCCCGCATTGCGGGTTCCCTGCATATGACGATTCAGACCGCCGTTCTGATCGAAACCCTGGTGGCTTTGGGCGCCGAAGTCCGCTGGGCCAGCTGCAACATCTTCTCCACCCAGGACCACGCCGCTGCTGCGATCGCTGCAGCTGGCATCCCCGTTTTCGCCTACAAGGGCGAGACCCTCGATGAGTACTGGGCCTTCACCCACCGCATCCTGGAGTGGGGCGACGGCGGTACTCCCAACATGATCCTCGATGACGGCGGCGATGCCACCGGCCTCGTGATCCTGGGCACCAAGGCCGAGAGCGATCTTTCTGTGCTGGACAACCCCAGCAACGAAGAAGAGACCGCACTCTTCAACAGCATTCGCCAGAAGCTGGCTGCTCAGCCTGGCTTCTATTCCCGGATCAAGGCCCAGATCCAGGGTGTGACCGAGGAGACCACCACGGGTGTGGCCCGTCTCTATCAATTGCAGAAGAGCGGCGAGCTGCCCTTCCCCGCCATCAACGTCAACGACTCGGTCACCAAGAGCAAGTTCGACAACCTCTATGGCTGCCGCGAGTCCCTGGTGGACAGCATCAAGCGCGCCACTGACGTGATGGTGGCTGGCAAGGTCGCCCTGGTGCTCGGCTACGGCGATGTGGGCAAGGGTTCTGCCCAGTCCCTGCGTGGTCTTGGCGCCACCGTGATGATTGCGGAGATCGATCCGATCTGCGCCCTGCAGGCCGCGATGGAGGGCTATCGCGTCGTCCGTCTGGAGCACGTGGTTGGTGACGTTGACATCTTTGTCACCGCCACTGGCAACTTCCAGGTGATCCGCCATGAGCACTTGATCCAGATGAAGGATCAGGCGATCGTTTGCAACATCGGCCACTTCGATAACGAAATCGATGTCGCCTCCCTGAAGCAGTACACCTGGGAGAACATCAAGCCCCAGGTCGACCACATCACTCTGCCCAGCGGCAACAAGATCCTGCTGCTGGCCGAGGGTCGTCTGGTGAACCTGGGTTGTGCCACCGGCCACCCCAGCTTCGTGATGAGCAACTCCTTCACCAACCAGGTGCTGGCTCAGATCGAGCTCTTCACCAAGGGTGCTCAGTACGCCAAAGAGGTCTACGTGCTGCCCAAGCACCTCGATGAAATGGTGGCTCGCCTTCACCTCGAGAAGATCGGCGCCAAGCTCACTGAGCTCTCCGCTGAGCAGGCTGCTTACATCAACGTTCCTGTGGAAGGCCCCTACAAGCTCGAGCACTACCGCTACTGA
- a CDS encoding single-stranded DNA-binding protein — protein MGVNSVTLVGRAGRDPEVRYFESGSMVANLTIAVNRRSNNDEPDWFNLEIWGKQAQVAADYVRKGSLLGIIGSFKLDRWTDRNSGEERSKPVVRVDRLELLGSKRDAEANGYGGGGFGGGAPSEEEVPF, from the coding sequence ATGGGCGTCAATTCCGTGACCCTGGTAGGCCGGGCTGGCCGCGACCCCGAAGTGCGCTACTTCGAGTCCGGCAGCATGGTCGCCAACCTGACCATTGCGGTGAACCGCCGCAGCAACAACGACGAACCCGACTGGTTCAACCTGGAGATCTGGGGCAAGCAAGCCCAGGTAGCCGCTGATTACGTCCGCAAGGGCTCCCTGCTGGGGATCATCGGCAGCTTCAAGCTGGACCGCTGGACGGACCGCAACAGCGGGGAAGAGCGCAGCAAACCCGTGGTCCGCGTCGATCGCCTCGAACTCCTGGGCTCCAAGCGTGACGCCGAAGCCAATGGCTATGGCGGCGGTGGTTTCGGTGGCGGCGCCCCCAGCGAAGAAGAAGTGCCGTTCTGA
- a CDS encoding rod shape-determining protein has protein sequence MFFKRFQLSRDIGIDLGTANTLMYVSGKGIVLQEPSVVAIDLERGVPLAVGDEAKLMLGRTPGNIRAVRPLRDGVIADFDAAEQMIKTFIQKGNDGRGIVAPRLVIGIPSGVTGVERRAVREAGLAGARNVHLIEEPVAAAIGAGLPVTEPVGTMIVDIGGGTTEVAVLSLGGTVLSESVRVAGDELSDSISTYLKKVHNLVVGERTAEEIKIRIGSAFPDDAHDESTMDVRGLHLLSGLPRTIPVRAGDIREAMAEPLNVIVEAVKRTLERTPPELAADIVDRGIVLAGGGALVRGITDLISHETGILVHIADDPLLCVVNGCGRVIEDYKALERVLDTPDFSRLSA, from the coding sequence GTGTTCTTCAAGCGTTTCCAGCTGTCCCGTGACATTGGCATTGATCTCGGGACGGCCAACACCCTGATGTACGTCTCCGGCAAGGGGATCGTTCTGCAGGAACCCTCCGTGGTCGCAATTGACCTTGAGCGAGGTGTGCCCCTCGCGGTGGGTGATGAGGCCAAGCTCATGCTGGGCCGCACCCCTGGAAACATTCGCGCGGTGCGTCCTTTGCGCGATGGCGTCATCGCTGATTTCGACGCCGCTGAACAGATGATCAAGACCTTCATTCAGAAAGGGAATGATGGCCGCGGCATCGTGGCGCCCCGCTTGGTCATCGGCATCCCCAGTGGGGTGACCGGCGTGGAGCGCCGTGCGGTGCGCGAAGCCGGCTTGGCGGGGGCACGCAATGTTCATTTGATTGAAGAGCCCGTGGCGGCCGCGATTGGTGCGGGGCTACCCGTCACTGAGCCAGTGGGCACGATGATCGTCGATATCGGCGGTGGCACCACAGAGGTGGCCGTGCTGTCGCTGGGGGGAACGGTGCTCAGCGAGTCGGTGCGGGTCGCCGGCGATGAGCTCAGCGATTCGATCAGCACCTATCTCAAAAAGGTCCACAACCTGGTGGTTGGTGAGCGGACCGCCGAGGAGATCAAGATTCGGATTGGCTCGGCGTTCCCCGACGACGCCCACGACGAATCGACGATGGATGTCCGGGGCTTGCATCTGCTCTCGGGCTTGCCCCGCACGATTCCCGTGCGCGCCGGAGACATCCGCGAGGCCATGGCGGAGCCCCTCAACGTGATTGTCGAGGCGGTCAAACGCACCTTGGAGCGGACCCCGCCGGAGTTGGCCGCCGATATCGTCGACCGCGGCATCGTGCTGGCTGGCGGCGGTGCCTTGGTTCGCGGCATCACCGACCTGATCAGCCATGAGACCGGGATCCTGGTGCACATCGCCGACGACCCCTTGCTGTGTGTGGTCAACGGTTGCGGCCGGGTCATCGAGGACTACAAGGCCCTGGAGCGGGTGCTCGATACCCCTGACTTCAGCAGGCTGAGCGCGTGA
- the mreC gene encoding rod shape-determining protein MreC — protein sequence MAGRINKVLQAWPWWLLLAVLAGVRLSKGAGVLDAYALLSRPFWPGPAQSEWLRSAQQLDQQTRLQQLESDNARLRGLIALDQAKGARVSAPVISRQASGWWQQLELGKGSLQGVRAGSAVLAPGGLIGRVASVTPTTARVALLTNSTSRLGVWVPRVQRHGLLIGGDTPRPRLQFLDKDTGVRPGDVVTTSPASTLLPPNLTVGVVQSVDEELVPAPDAVVQLSAPIDAVDWVQLASR from the coding sequence ATAGCTGGCCGCATCAACAAAGTCCTGCAGGCCTGGCCCTGGTGGCTCCTGCTGGCCGTGTTGGCTGGGGTTCGCCTCAGTAAGGGGGCGGGCGTGCTCGATGCCTATGCCCTGCTGAGCCGTCCCTTTTGGCCAGGTCCCGCGCAGTCCGAATGGCTGCGCTCCGCCCAGCAGTTGGACCAGCAAACCCGGCTCCAACAGCTCGAGAGCGACAACGCCCGCTTGCGCGGGCTGATTGCTCTAGATCAAGCCAAGGGCGCTCGCGTGTCGGCTCCGGTCATCTCCCGCCAGGCCTCCGGTTGGTGGCAGCAGTTGGAGTTGGGCAAGGGCAGCCTGCAGGGGGTGCGTGCTGGCTCGGCTGTTCTGGCTCCCGGGGGGCTGATTGGTCGTGTGGCCAGCGTCACCCCCACCACCGCCCGCGTGGCCCTGTTGACCAACAGCACCAGCCGCCTGGGGGTCTGGGTTCCGCGGGTTCAGCGCCATGGACTGTTGATTGGCGGCGACACGCCGCGGCCACGGCTGCAGTTCCTCGACAAGGACACGGGGGTGCGCCCTGGGGATGTGGTGACCACGTCGCCGGCCAGCACCTTGCTGCCCCCCAACCTCACGGTGGGTGTCGTTCAGAGCGTGGACGAGGAATTGGTGCCCGCCCCTGATGCCGTCGTACAGCTCAGCGCACCGATCGACGCGGTCGATTGGGTGCAGTTGGCGTCCCGTTAG
- a CDS encoding rod shape-determining protein MreD, producing the protein MAGLHRHGLSVGSALAVPALTLLSPGWLSLDGVSPSWAVLWLLPWALADGSFSGAFAGLALGLLLDGLHIGDVSQLPALVLLGWWWGRLGRRGSPIERSFNLGLLAALGSLLLGGSFLLQWQFLGVLPEGGLQLLAAQALITALLAPLICSLLLLRWRKLLSARG; encoded by the coding sequence ATGGCTGGCTTGCACCGCCATGGCCTCAGCGTGGGCTCTGCCCTGGCCGTCCCGGCCTTGACCTTGCTGTCCCCGGGCTGGCTGAGCCTGGATGGCGTCTCCCCCAGTTGGGCGGTGCTGTGGCTGTTGCCCTGGGCCTTGGCGGATGGGTCGTTCTCAGGGGCGTTTGCAGGATTGGCGTTGGGGCTGCTGCTCGATGGCTTGCATATCGGCGATGTCAGCCAGTTGCCGGCCTTGGTTTTGCTGGGCTGGTGGTGGGGCCGGCTGGGCCGGCGGGGCAGTCCGATTGAGCGCAGCTTCAATTTGGGCCTGCTGGCCGCCCTGGGCAGCTTGCTGTTGGGGGGCAGCTTTCTGTTGCAGTGGCAGTTCCTAGGCGTTCTGCCGGAGGGTGGCTTGCAGCTGCTGGCTGCTCAGGCTTTGATCACGGCCTTGCTGGCACCTCTGATTTGCTCGCTGTTGCTGCTGCGTTGGCGAAAACTGCTCTCCGCCCGGGGATGA
- a CDS encoding sugar ABC transporter substrate-binding protein, whose protein sequence is MRRPQRLAGALMAAVALAGVLAACSPARRQATERQPIQFWTLDLAPKFNDYLNDVIARWEQQNPGYDVVWTDVPWGSVERKLLAAVFARTAPDVVNLNPLFAANLASKGGLQPLEPLLPQGASKTYLPLIWQAGQSAAPDGQPQQFAIPWYLTARITLANTQLLSQAGYSAPPRTWAEVPAYAEAVKRRTGRYALFVTVVPEDSAELLESLVQMGVTLLDARQRAAFNTPAGRRAFAFWSDLYRRGLLPREVVSQGYRRAIELYQSGELAQVGSGAEFLRSIQTNAPQVAAATRPYPPLAGSNGAANVAVMTLAIPRQSKVAEPATRFALFLTDASNQARFAEQARVLPSSIGALQRVQETLEAEEPATQPERLVRQARLLSAQTLSSARVLVPASPGVKRLQAIVYTQLQRAMLGQISSDAALAEAERQWNAYAAGRWP, encoded by the coding sequence ATGAGGAGACCACAACGTCTGGCGGGTGCGTTGATGGCGGCCGTGGCTTTGGCAGGGGTTCTCGCGGCTTGTTCCCCGGCTCGGCGCCAGGCCACAGAGCGCCAACCCATTCAGTTTTGGACTTTGGATTTAGCCCCCAAGTTCAATGACTACCTCAACGACGTCATTGCCCGCTGGGAGCAGCAGAACCCCGGCTATGACGTGGTCTGGACCGATGTTCCCTGGGGCTCGGTCGAGCGCAAATTGCTGGCGGCAGTGTTTGCGCGCACGGCACCCGATGTGGTGAACCTGAATCCGCTTTTCGCCGCCAATTTGGCCAGCAAAGGTGGCCTGCAGCCCCTCGAGCCCCTGCTGCCCCAGGGCGCTTCAAAGACCTATCTGCCGCTGATCTGGCAGGCGGGCCAAAGCGCCGCGCCCGATGGCCAGCCGCAGCAGTTCGCCATTCCTTGGTATCTGACGGCCCGGATCACCCTGGCCAACACTCAGCTCCTGAGCCAGGCCGGCTACAGCGCGCCGCCGCGCACCTGGGCTGAGGTGCCGGCCTACGCCGAAGCCGTGAAACGCCGCACCGGTCGCTACGCACTCTTTGTCACGGTCGTTCCCGAGGACTCCGCGGAACTGCTGGAGTCGCTGGTGCAGATGGGGGTGACGCTGTTGGATGCGCGTCAGCGGGCCGCCTTCAACACGCCAGCGGGGCGCCGGGCCTTTGCCTTTTGGAGCGATCTGTATCGCCGTGGCTTGCTGCCCCGCGAGGTGGTGAGTCAGGGCTACCGGCGCGCGATTGAGCTCTACCAAAGCGGTGAATTGGCCCAGGTGGGTAGCGGCGCGGAGTTCCTGCGCAGCATCCAAACCAATGCTCCTCAGGTGGCCGCGGCCACCCGTCCCTATCCGCCCCTGGCCGGATCCAACGGCGCCGCCAATGTCGCGGTGATGACCCTGGCCATTCCTCGCCAGAGCAAGGTGGCTGAGCCGGCGACCCGCTTCGCTCTATTTCTCACGGATGCCAGCAATCAAGCGCGCTTTGCTGAGCAGGCGCGGGTGCTGCCTTCGTCCATTGGGGCGCTGCAGCGGGTCCAGGAGACCTTGGAGGCTGAGGAACCGGCAACGCAGCCGGAGCGGTTGGTGCGTCAGGCCCGTTTGCTCTCCGCTCAAACCCTGTCCTCAGCGCGGGTTCTGGTGCCTGCCAGTCCTGGGGTAAAGCGTCTTCAGGCCATCGTTTACACCCAGCTTCAGCGGGCGATGTTGGGCCAGATCAGCAGCGACGCCGCCCTGGCTGAGGCAGAGCGTCAGTGGAACGCCTACGCGGCAGGACGTTGGCCCTAG
- the rpaB gene encoding response regulator transcription factor RpaB produces the protein MPLDEQQRQSDASSVEASSEQRATVMVVDDEPAVRRVLVMRLQLAGYRVVCAEDGEEALALFHKEQPDLVVLDVMLPKLDGFAVCRRLRAESCVPIIFLSALDAIAERVAGLDLGADDYLPKPFSPKELEARIATILRRVGHGSANNEPRDVPAGQGVLRVGDLVVDTNRRQVTRDGERIGLTYTEFSLLELLFREPGRVVPRAEILEQLWGYPPRRAADLRVVDVYVARLRGKLEPDPRNPELILTVRGTGYASQRMGENAPMAAAS, from the coding sequence ATGCCGCTCGACGAGCAGCAACGACAGAGTGATGCCTCATCTGTCGAGGCTTCGTCAGAGCAGCGCGCCACCGTGATGGTGGTGGATGACGAACCTGCCGTGCGTCGGGTGCTGGTCATGCGTCTCCAGCTGGCTGGTTACAGGGTGGTCTGCGCCGAAGACGGCGAGGAAGCACTTGCTCTGTTTCACAAAGAGCAGCCCGACCTGGTGGTGCTCGATGTGATGCTCCCGAAGCTCGATGGCTTCGCGGTTTGCCGCCGTTTGCGGGCTGAGTCCTGCGTTCCGATCATTTTCCTCTCGGCCCTGGACGCCATTGCCGAGCGGGTGGCCGGTTTGGATCTGGGGGCTGATGACTATCTGCCCAAGCCCTTTAGCCCCAAAGAGCTGGAGGCTCGGATTGCCACGATTCTGCGCCGTGTGGGCCATGGTTCGGCCAACAACGAGCCCCGCGATGTTCCCGCCGGTCAGGGGGTGCTGCGGGTTGGTGATTTGGTGGTGGACACGAATCGCCGTCAGGTCACCCGCGATGGTGAGCGCATTGGTCTGACCTACACCGAATTCAGCCTGCTGGAGCTGCTGTTCCGCGAGCCGGGTCGGGTGGTTCCCCGGGCCGAGATTCTCGAGCAACTTTGGGGCTATCCGCCACGCCGTGCCGCTGACCTGCGGGTCGTGGACGTCTATGTGGCCCGTCTGCGGGGCAAGCTCGAGCCCGATCCCCGCAATCCGGAGTTGATCTTGACTGTGCGCGGTACGGGCTACGCCTCCCAGCGCATGGGCGAGAACGCCCCAATGGCTGCCGCCAGCTGA
- the lysS gene encoding lysine--tRNA ligase, which yields MSELRETRLEKGKALAELGQGPYALRFEPSHRTAELQTAHADLPNGEERDVAVAVAGRVMTRRVMGKLAFFTLADETGPIQLFIEKATLGDAFGHLTSLVDAGDLIGVSGSLRRTDRGELSVKVKNWQMLSKSLQPLPDKWHGLADVEKRYRQRYLDLIVSPDTRETFRRRAVAVSAIRRWLDERGFLEIETPVLQSVPGGADARPFETHHNALDLPLTLRIATELHLKRLVVGGFERVYELGRIFRNEGISTRHNPEFTSIEVYQAYADYNDMMDLTEQLIAHVCQQVCGTTRITYQGTEIDLTPSWRRATMHELVLDATGLDFSSFSSRAEAAEAMQAQGLAVPELADSVGRLLVEAFDQKVESTLIQPTFVIDYPVENSPLARAHRSKPGLVERFELFIVGRETANAFSELIDPVDQRQRLESQMARKAAGDDEAQEVDEDFIHALEVGMPPTGGLGIGIDRLVMLLTDSPSIRDVIAFPLLRPEARSGAVPPAMG from the coding sequence TTGTCTGAGCTGCGCGAGACCCGCCTCGAGAAAGGCAAGGCCCTAGCGGAGTTGGGCCAGGGTCCCTACGCCCTTCGCTTCGAGCCCAGCCACCGCACAGCTGAGCTGCAGACGGCCCACGCTGACTTGCCCAACGGCGAAGAGCGGGACGTGGCCGTAGCGGTGGCTGGCCGGGTGATGACGCGCCGGGTCATGGGCAAGCTCGCCTTTTTCACCCTGGCCGATGAGACCGGTCCGATCCAGCTCTTTATTGAGAAGGCGACCCTCGGAGACGCCTTTGGCCATCTGACCTCCTTGGTGGATGCAGGCGACCTGATTGGGGTCAGCGGCAGCCTGCGCCGCACCGATCGGGGTGAGCTGTCGGTGAAGGTCAAGAACTGGCAGATGCTCAGCAAGAGCTTGCAGCCCCTGCCCGACAAGTGGCACGGCCTGGCCGATGTGGAGAAGCGCTATCGCCAGCGCTATCTCGACCTGATCGTGTCTCCCGATACCCGGGAAACCTTCCGCCGCCGGGCCGTGGCGGTTAGTGCAATCCGCCGCTGGCTCGATGAGCGGGGCTTCCTTGAGATTGAAACCCCGGTGCTGCAAAGCGTTCCCGGTGGTGCCGATGCCCGTCCCTTCGAAACCCACCACAACGCCCTGGATCTTCCGCTGACCCTGCGGATCGCCACCGAATTGCACCTCAAGCGCCTCGTGGTCGGGGGCTTTGAGCGGGTCTACGAGCTGGGCCGGATCTTCCGCAACGAAGGCATCAGCACGCGCCACAACCCTGAGTTCACCTCGATTGAGGTGTATCAGGCCTATGCCGATTACAACGACATGATGGATCTCACGGAGCAATTGATTGCTCACGTGTGCCAGCAGGTCTGCGGCACGACCCGCATCACTTACCAGGGCACGGAGATTGACCTGACCCCTTCCTGGCGGCGGGCCACGATGCACGAGCTGGTGCTCGACGCGACGGGCCTCGACTTCAGCAGCTTCAGCAGCCGGGCTGAGGCGGCAGAGGCGATGCAAGCCCAGGGCTTGGCCGTGCCAGAGCTGGCTGACTCCGTGGGCCGTCTGCTGGTGGAAGCCTTCGATCAGAAGGTCGAGAGCACCTTGATCCAGCCCACCTTTGTCATCGATTACCCGGTCGAGAACTCACCGTTGGCGCGGGCCCACCGCAGCAAGCCGGGCCTGGTGGAGCGCTTTGAGTTGTTCATCGTTGGCCGTGAAACAGCCAATGCCTTTAGCGAATTGATCGATCCGGTCGATCAGCGCCAGCGGCTCGAATCCCAGATGGCCCGCAAAGCAGCCGGCGACGACGAAGCCCAGGAGGTGGACGAGGATTTCATTCATGCCCTGGAGGTGGGTATGCCCCCCACAGGTGGCCTCGGCATTGGCATTGACCGTCTGGTGATGCTGCTCACCGACAGCCCGTCCATTCGGGATGTGATCGCCTTCCCATTGCTGCGTCCTGAGGCGCGATCAGGCGCAGTGCCGCCTGCAATGGGATAA